In Pseudomonas sp. MM213, a genomic segment contains:
- the ptsP gene encoding phosphoenolpyruvate--protein phosphotransferase, with product MHNNNKELTLSAPLSGPVLTLAKVPDPVFASGAMGDGIAIDPLNDTLHAPCAGVVVHVARTGHAITLRADNGAELLLHLGLDTVELQGNGFSMLVKEGARVANGQPLLRYDLDKVAQQCKSLVSLMILTNSEDFQARPITLKSVKVGEPLLHIIRRQASGAQAEADLSGEAFVGHIRIAHRGGLHARPAALIRQTAQGFKSKSQLHFAGKSARCDSLIGLMGLAIGEQDEVQVSCQGTDAEAALQALLTALSTALTEDSHAIAPTPIAQRRRAAEAGVLHGVCAAPGLVGGPLFRLNTISLPEDAGNHVPEQQRHALDTALNAVRHEIDTTLAQARKHKDTDEEAIFAAHLALLEDPALLDAAHAAIDRGVAATHAWSQSIDVQCDVLQQLGSPLLAERANDLRDLKQRVLRALLGERWHYDLPAGAIVAAHELTPSDLLQLSQQGVAGLCMAEGGATSHVAILARGKGLPCMVALGSALLDQQQGQAVVLDADGGRLELAPSAQRMADVHQAQRDHQQRRALQQSQAHTQALTLDGVQIEVAANVASSAEAADALANGADGVGLLRTEFLFVDRHTAPDEEEQRVAYQAVLDAMGDKSVIIRTIDVGGDKQLDYLPLPTEANPVLGLRGIRLAQARPEILDQQLRALLHVSPLSRCRILLPMVTEVDELLHVRQRLEALCAELGVSERPELGVMIEVPAAALLAEQLAEHADFLSIGTNDLSQYTLAMDRDHAGLASRVDAMHPALLRLIAQTCSGAAVHGRWVGVCGALASDPLATPVLIGLGISELSVSPVQIGEIKDRVRHLDASECRRISHGLLKLSSASAVRHACHQHWPLS from the coding sequence ATGCACAACAATAATAAAGAGCTGACCCTCAGCGCCCCGCTCAGCGGCCCGGTGCTCACACTCGCCAAGGTCCCGGACCCGGTGTTCGCCAGCGGCGCGATGGGCGACGGGATCGCCATCGATCCGCTGAACGATACCCTGCACGCGCCGTGCGCCGGCGTGGTGGTGCACGTCGCCCGCACCGGCCACGCCATCACCTTGCGCGCCGACAACGGCGCCGAATTGCTGCTGCACCTGGGCCTGGACACCGTCGAGTTGCAGGGCAACGGGTTCTCGATGCTGGTCAAGGAAGGGGCGCGCGTCGCCAATGGCCAGCCACTGCTGCGCTATGACCTGGACAAGGTCGCGCAGCAGTGCAAAAGCCTGGTCAGCCTGATGATCCTGACCAACAGCGAGGACTTTCAGGCGCGGCCAATCACGCTGAAATCGGTGAAGGTCGGTGAACCGTTGCTGCACATCATTCGTCGACAGGCGTCTGGCGCGCAGGCAGAAGCGGACCTGTCCGGGGAAGCGTTTGTCGGCCACATCCGTATCGCCCACCGGGGTGGTTTGCACGCTCGGCCGGCAGCGCTGATCCGCCAGACCGCACAAGGCTTCAAAAGCAAATCGCAGCTGCACTTCGCCGGCAAATCGGCGCGCTGCGACAGCCTGATCGGGTTGATGGGGCTGGCCATCGGTGAGCAGGACGAGGTTCAGGTCAGCTGTCAGGGCACGGATGCCGAAGCGGCGCTGCAAGCATTGTTGACGGCATTGTCCACCGCGCTGACCGAAGACAGTCACGCCATCGCGCCAACACCGATTGCCCAGCGTCGGCGTGCAGCCGAAGCGGGTGTACTTCATGGTGTGTGCGCTGCGCCCGGCCTGGTCGGCGGACCGCTATTTCGCTTGAACACGATCAGCTTGCCGGAGGACGCCGGCAACCACGTTCCGGAGCAACAGCGCCATGCCCTTGATACCGCGCTGAACGCCGTGCGCCACGAAATCGATACCACGCTGGCCCAGGCCAGGAAGCACAAGGACACCGACGAAGAAGCGATCTTCGCCGCGCACCTCGCCCTGCTCGAAGACCCGGCGCTGTTGGATGCAGCACACGCCGCCATCGACCGGGGCGTGGCCGCGACTCACGCCTGGAGCCAATCGATCGATGTGCAATGCGACGTGCTGCAGCAACTCGGCAGCCCATTGCTGGCCGAACGCGCCAACGACTTGCGCGACCTCAAGCAACGGGTATTGCGCGCGCTGCTCGGTGAGCGCTGGCACTACGACCTGCCGGCCGGCGCCATCGTCGCCGCGCATGAACTGACCCCGTCCGACCTGCTGCAACTCAGCCAGCAAGGGGTCGCCGGGCTGTGCATGGCCGAGGGCGGCGCGACGTCCCACGTGGCGATTCTCGCTCGCGGCAAAGGCTTGCCGTGCATGGTCGCGCTGGGGTCGGCGCTGCTGGATCAGCAACAGGGCCAGGCGGTGGTGCTGGATGCCGACGGTGGGCGTCTCGAACTCGCGCCTTCTGCCCAGCGCATGGCCGACGTGCATCAGGCGCAACGGGACCACCAGCAACGTCGAGCGCTGCAACAATCTCAGGCGCATACCCAGGCGCTGACGCTCGACGGGGTGCAGATCGAAGTCGCCGCCAATGTCGCCTCCAGCGCTGAGGCAGCCGATGCGCTGGCCAACGGCGCCGATGGCGTCGGCCTGCTGCGCACCGAGTTCCTGTTCGTCGACCGCCACACTGCGCCGGACGAAGAGGAACAGCGTGTCGCCTATCAAGCGGTGCTCGACGCCATGGGCGACAAGTCGGTGATTATCCGCACCATCGACGTCGGCGGCGACAAGCAGCTCGATTACCTGCCATTGCCGACCGAGGCCAATCCGGTGCTCGGCTTGCGCGGGATTCGCCTGGCTCAGGCCCGTCCGGAAATTCTCGATCAGCAACTGCGCGCCCTGCTGCACGTCAGCCCGTTGTCGCGCTGCCGGATCCTGCTGCCGATGGTCACCGAAGTCGACGAGCTGTTGCACGTCCGCCAGCGTCTCGAGGCCTTGTGCGCGGAGCTCGGTGTCAGCGAGCGCCCGGAGTTGGGGGTGATGATCGAAGTCCCGGCCGCCGCGTTGCTGGCCGAGCAACTGGCCGAGCACGCGGACTTCCTGTCCATCGGCACCAACGATTTGTCCCAGTACACCCTGGCGATGGACCGCGACCACGCCGGCCTCGCGTCGCGGGTCGATGCCATGCACCCGGCGCTGCTGCGGCTGATCGCCCAGACCTGCTCCGGTGCCGCCGTGCATGGCCGCTGGGTCGGCGTGTGCGGCGCGCTCGCCTCCGATCCGCTGGCGACGCCGGTCCTGATTGGCCTGGGCATCAGCGAGTTGTCGGTCAGCCCGGTGCAAATCGGCGAAATCAAGGACCGCGTGCGCCACCTCGACGCCAGCGAATGCCGACGCATCAGCCACGGCCTGCTCAAGCTGAGCAGCGCCAGCGCGGTGCGTCACGCCTGTCACCAACATTGGCCTCTGAGCTGA